GAAGCGCGCGCTGGCGGGCGGTGAGCACGGCCATCATGGACTCGTGGCCGCGCATCATGACGCCCAGCACCTCCTGCTCGCTGGgctccgcgccgccgccgcgtgcgccgcgccgcgcgccgcccgcgcccgcgccgcgctgcAACGCGTGCAAACCTCatactcattcattcattttagtcTTAGTGAGATTACCCCGAACATACGTAGAACAGAGTACCTTTTAGGTTAGGTTTCTAGTTTCTACTGAAGCGgagtgcaggaatcgaccatcACCATGAGGGAGAGCATCTTTCGTATGCTTGGTCGATTCCGCTTTAGTGGAAATTCACCCTAAAAGGGTACTGTCGGGACAGGGCAGcgaaatttattaaaaagaaatagtgTGCTTTTTTACTTACCGGCAAAAATTCATCAAGATCGAGTCCGACAGGCCGATCGGTGGCGAAGGGCACGAACTCGGGCTCTGGTTCCCGTTCGGGCTCCTCGTTGCGTGTCACACTCGCCACGGGTACTGGATCTCTACTTACGCTGTCCACTCTTCTTCTGAAATGAAACAAAATCCAAGATTTAAGGTGGGTGTCCACCAAAGCGGAGAAGAGGAACAGAATGGACCAATAACAGAACGCAGAGAGAAGACGCCTTGTCGACCTCTCCCTTCAGAGCCCTTCAGTAATAAAATACATCTGGTTACCTTGAAGTTTCACTGGGAGATCTGGTAAATGAAAGTGACCGCGGCCCCAGAGATCCTGGCCCTAGAGACATTTCACTGTTACTTTGCCGAAGGCCGGAATTTGCTGAAAATTAATTtagaatgttttattttactgcTACATTAACACATGGATTATGAACTTAGTTTAtgggtatttttttatgtatagttTCGTTTTTATATTCCGTATTCCAAtatatacattaaataaataaaaaccaatAAACCATACACAGATATAGTACATGAGTATAATAACGTTTAAAAGCACAAAATATTCGAAGCATTGAATGTGATTGATTAATGTATATGGAAGGTATGGTTACAAAAATGAAAGCAAATGTGTAAACTTACCGACTTCTGGGTTGGATTTAGTTTCTTTATATGAGTTATGCCGGTTAAGCGTATTGACTTGGCACACGGCGTAGTCTCTTATAGCGGACGTCGACGACGCACTGAATTTGTTATCCTCTTTATTGTCCACCACCCCTGAGTTACACAAATTAGCTGTTGACGAACACTTGCgataataatataacacataAGCAAGCTGTTGACCAGCGGCCAATCGAAAATATTAATGCATCCTAAATTCCTCAGCttgctatttttataaatgagtAAAAAGattactaattttttttttattactttagctAGGGAGTACACAAAAGTTTTTTAGAGTacgatattttaaaaattaaaagctTTTTGTGTAACCCTAATTAAGTGGAGTCTATGTTTATTAGTCTATGGCGTTGCGACAAGTTAACAGTGAGTGTTGGTTTAAAATTCCCGTTGCTTCCATAACGCTACAACAAAGCAAATGTGGACAAAACTAAGCATCCTATGGCCAAGCATTTGTAACTTACGGTGGAAGACTTCAGGTTTCTTGTCCATGAGTGTGTTAGTATAGGTGGGTATGCGTGAGTAAGTGTCGGGTCGTTGTCTCTGCGGCGGGGAGGGCTGCGGCAGCGGCCGCGTGAGCGGCGCCGGCGGGGGCTCGTCTATCATCAAGTCGCGGAGAGATGTACTAACGTCTGGCTCTATTTTCAATAATTCTTCAACGGGACCTAAGAAATAtagttttttaactttaacaagCAGATTTTGGTATAAAATGAGATGTATGATGACCAACTTTAATCAAAATtttcaaaaagaaaagcaacaattatgtttgttattttattatgctTATATTCCTACTGCAATTCCATAATAGAtgatggttaggttaggttagcgacATGTTAATTAATTTTCTATAATCACATGATAACTATTATGTACCTGTTATTGAATAATCTTCAGAAGACAGACTAGTGGTGGGGGGAGGGGTGCGATTTACTGAAACAGGCGAAATGGTTCGTAAGACAACACATAGCTTATAGCAACTAAGTACTACACTACAGACATCTACTCACATGCTCTAGAAGGACGAAATATTTCAGAGTAATCTTTAAAATTGGATATAACAGCACCTGACTCCTCGTCCGCTTCTGTTCCTGATGCCGACTCTTCAATTGTTTTATCATCGAGAAGTGTTGGTCTATGCATTACTGAAATAATGTTATAAGATTagtatacttaatttataacataGGGCCTTTATGTGTGGCAACTTTGGTAGTGATACAGACATGATgcaaataaagtgttttataatACTTTGAACATAAACACGCTTTCACGTGTCACGCTACTGTATCACCGCGAAGTCGCATTTATTTTAGGCTTTTAGTACAAATCCAATGTTTCCCAACTTTACCTTCTTTGGGTGGCTTTTCTTTTGAAAAACTTTTTCTAACTGTGTGCCCTTTTTGGAAGGGTGAGAGATCAATGATAACGGTCGGCGCGACCGGTGGCGGCCCACCGAACGGGTGAACTTTACTGAGATCTACTActgataatactacgtatgttGAATGGAACGATCCCGCTATCTGAAAGGGAATAAACAGAAACAGTTTAATAACGGACTACTACTGAAACTCTCGCGACATTGCCGGCGTAAGTAGTTGTAATGTACTGAAATGTAAGGGAGATGCCACACTTTCGGCGTCCCTGTCGGGGGGAAAGCGAGCATTACTACTAGCGCGCGATGATGTCATTTCAAACATCCACCAAACCCTTAGCTATTAAAGGATCTAGTAGCCCTTTAACAATAAACCTTTGATACCATCCACATGCAGACAAAATgtgtaagacattttttttacacttcaAGAGAGATTTTAAATCTACTTATATAACATTGCTACAAAACCGTGTACtttgtttcttaataaatatcCCTTGAAAAGCGCCAATTTCTAAGAGAATTTACATGAGGTGCTATAAAGTTAGAAGCTACAACTTACAAGTTGCGTCTGTGCAACAGTGATGTCGTGGATCAAGCCCCAGTGACCGTGTTCGGCGTCCAGCACTCGCGCTGGCTCCCAGCCGATCACATGCAGCCCGTCCTTGCCACACCCGAGCAACGAGGCACCATCATCACTGAACTGCATGTGTCTGTAGTTAcaaatttttaattaagtttattgTATAAAACTACACAAAAATAAGTAGGCAAATGAACACTAGTTTTTTTACTGAACCTGAGGATGTTTCTTTTAATCATTACAATCTTTTTGTCCAATGTAAGTCGTTGATGTATAAAATTTGACTATTAGTTCACTGCCACAAATATCCTCCTAAAGCCCATGgccctactagtagtactaatcccattgtttaactattgtgtctggaaatccgggccttaggaggatatgGTAAATATACAAAATGATGGGATATGCCAAAGTATACAATAGGAACAGGCTACTTCACTAGATTTTTGTGTGCCCAAGGgtattgataaaataaaaagatatactttatgtaaattattttatgtaaaacaattaaattcacttttatgCCTATTAGAGCTTTACAATAACTACAAGTGGAGTGACAATATAAGATCAGACTTACCTTATAGAAGCATTCTCCTTTTCAAACTTGGAGACTAGCTGGAACTTTTCCATATCCCAGAAGTTGACAGTTCTGTCGGCACCACAACTAGCCAATAGGAACTCATGAGGGTGGAACTTTACACATGTAACCGGAGCTGAGTGTTCAACAAACTCATGAAGGACTTTGCCCACACGCACATCCCACACTTTCACTAGACCTAGATGGaaattattatatgtttttataCATTACTTATTACACAGCTATTCTAGACCTCAAATACAATGGGacttttgtaaaatattataacagaACAAAACATTAACCTATTGATTTACTACATTATATTTGATGTTATTATAAAGGTTAGGTTATTCTATTATACCACTAATGATAAAGCATATCATTAGTTATATGCAGTCCATAGTTTTGCTTCAGTTTTGATTACAGTATGTTGTATTTCAAATAATTTAgaataacttgtaataatacAATTAGAAATAGGCAACAGACAGGATGACATTATGGTTATAATTAAATGTCTAATAGAATTTTATAACTGTTTGAAAGCTTTCAAAGACTGGTTATTGTTAGACTTAGACTGGTAATAGTTTTGAACTAATTTCTTATAAATTACACAGCATACACAATAGTTTCTCACCATCTTCACATGCTGAGGCAATCCACTGTCCATCTGGACTAAATTGGAGACTGTTCACTGCTAGGCGGTGACTTGAATAAGTCACTATACATCCTTTCTTTCTTGTATCCCATAATTTAATGGTGCTGTCACATGACCCTGTTGTTAAATAATCACCATAAGGATGGAAGTCCATACACTTGATTGCACCCTTATGTCCAGTGAACGTTCTTAACAGTTTTGCTGCTTCTAGGTCCCAGATTTTCAGTGCACCTGTCTGTGAGCCAGCACAGACCAAGTCCTCAGAGTGACCAAAACATACACATTCAACTGGTGTTGTGTGACCACTGAGACTCTGTGAATTTTAAACAGTTACAAActaattatgaaaatattatgaaCATCAGAAAATTATGCAAGGATTGATAGTCCTCATTTTATAGGATATTACACAGTTAAGACTTCATTTGTAATTGGTTAAAaagcttttattattttttaagccaGGGGACCTACaacttaactttttttaacaaagttATAGTTACAACACCAAAGGAATTGAAACCAGATAGGTATATACAAACCATTAAACAGCTTTGTCTGCCAATAGCCCAAAGATTAACTTTTTTATCGTCACCCCCCGTGGCCAAGACTTGATTGGATTTGTGTCCCATCGCCAGGCAGTTGACATTTGCCTTGTGGGCGACGAATTCCTCTGAAAATGTCAccaatgtataataaataagattTGAGTTAGGATTTTTCAGAGACACTTAGCTTACTATTTTTGTAAGAATACTTACGCAGCTTCCATGATCTTCGCACAGTTTCCATTGTAAACTGGTTAATATGTTTCCATTCCTTGTATGGGGTTCGTAACCTTGT
This portion of the Pectinophora gossypiella chromosome 1, ilPecGoss1.1, whole genome shotgun sequence genome encodes:
- the LOC126368060 gene encoding katanin p80 WD40 repeat-containing subunit B1 isoform X2 encodes the protein METVRRSWKLQEFVAHKANVNCLAMGHKSNQVLATGGDDKKVNLWAIGRQSCLMSLSGHTTPVECVCFGHSEDLVCAGSQTGALKIWDLEAAKLLRTFTGHKGAIKCMDFHPYGDYLTTGSCDSTIKLWDTRKKGCIVTYSSHRLAVNSLQFSPDGQWIASACEDGLVKVWDVRVGKVLHEFVEHSAPVTCVKFHPHEFLLASCGADRTVNFWDMEKFQLVSKFEKENASIRHMQFSDDGASLLGCGKDGLHVIGWEPARVLDAEHGHWGLIHDITVAQTQLIAGSFHSTYVVLSVVDLSKVHPFGGPPPVAPTVIIDLSPFQKGHTVRKSFSKEKPPKEVMHRPTLLDDKTIEESASGTEADEESGAVISNFKDYSEIFRPSRALNRTPPPTTSLSSEDYSITGPVEELLKIEPDVSTSLRDLMIDEPPPAPLTRPLPQPSPPQRQRPDTYSRIPTYTNTLMDKKPEVFHRVVDNKEDNKFSASSTSAIRDYAVCQVNTLNRHNSYKETKSNPEVANSGLRQSNSEMSLGPGSLGPRSLSFTRSPSETSRRRVDSVSRDPVPVASVTRNEEPEREPEPEFVPFATDRPVGLDLDEFLPRGAGAGGARRGARGGGAEPSEQEVLGVMMRGHESMMAVLTARQRALQIFHSVRINKTLKSALESVIALEDNSVLVDILNVMAHKPSLWNLDICLLMLPKIYELLQSKYESYMQCGCNALRLIVRNFSSVVRANVSAPVRTLGVDIPREERYAKCMQIHQLLLDVRAFLLKRQTLQGRLGAAFRDLHTLMQQGLD
- the LOC126368060 gene encoding katanin p80 WD40 repeat-containing subunit B1 isoform X1: METVRRSWKLQEFVAHKANVNCLAMGHKSNQVLATGGDDKKVNLWAIGRQSCLMSLSGHTTPVECVCFGHSEDLVCAGSQTGALKIWDLEAAKLLRTFTGHKGAIKCMDFHPYGDYLTTGSCDSTIKLWDTRKKGCIVTYSSHRLAVNSLQFSPDGQWIASACEDGLVKVWDVRVGKVLHEFVEHSAPVTCVKFHPHEFLLASCGADRTVNFWDMEKFQLVSKFEKENASIRHMQFSDDGASLLGCGKDGLHVIGWEPARVLDAEHGHWGLIHDITVAQTQLIAGSFHSTYVVLSVVDLSKVHPFGGPPPVAPTVIIDLSPFQKGHTVRKSFSKEKPPKEVMHRPTLLDDKTIEESASGTEADEESGAVISNFKDYSEIFRPSRALNRTPPPTTSLSSEDYSITGPVEELLKIEPDVSTSLRDLMIDEPPPAPLTRPLPQPSPPQRQRPDTYSRIPTYTNTLMDKKPEVFHPNLCNSGVVDNKEDNKFSASSTSAIRDYAVCQVNTLNRHNSYKETKSNPEVANSGLRQSNSEMSLGPGSLGPRSLSFTRSPSETSRRRVDSVSRDPVPVASVTRNEEPEREPEPEFVPFATDRPVGLDLDEFLPRGAGAGGARRGARGGGAEPSEQEVLGVMMRGHESMMAVLTARQRALQIFHSVRINKTLKSALESVIALEDNSVLVDILNVMAHKPSLWNLDICLLMLPKIYELLQSKYESYMQCGCNALRLIVRNFSSVVRANVSAPVRTLGVDIPREERYAKCMQIHQLLLDVRAFLLKRQTLQGRLGAAFRDLHTLMQQGLD
- the LOC126368060 gene encoding katanin p80 WD40 repeat-containing subunit B1 isoform X4: METVRRSWKLQEFVAHKANVNCLAMGHKSNQVLATGGDDKKVNLWAIGRQSCLMSLSGHTTPVECVCFGHSEDLVCAGSQTGALKIWDLEAAKLLRTFTGHKGAIKCMDFHPYGDYLTTGSCDSTIKLWDTRKKGCIVTYSSHRLAVNSLQFSPDGQWIASACEDGLVKVWDVRVGKVLHEFVEHSAPVTCVKFHPHEFLLASCGADRTVNFWDMEKFQLVSKFEKENASIRHMQFSDDGASLLGCGKDGLHVIGWEPARVLDAEHGHWGLIHDITVAQTQLIAGSFHSTYVVLSVVDLSKVHPFGGPPPVAPTVIIDLSPFQKGHTVRKSFSKEKPPKEVMHRPTLLDDKTIEESASGTEADEESGAVISNFKDYSEIFRPSRALNRTPPPTTSLSSEDYSITGPVEELLKIEPDVSTSLRDLMIDEPPPAPLTRPLPQPSPPQRQRPDTYSRIPTYTNTLMDKKPEVFHPNSGLRQSNSEMSLGPGSLGPRSLSFTRSPSETSRRRVDSVSRDPVPVASVTRNEEPEREPEPEFVPFATDRPVGLDLDEFLPRGAGAGGARRGARGGGAEPSEQEVLGVMMRGHESMMAVLTARQRALQIFHSVRINKTLKSALESVIALEDNSVLVDILNVMAHKPSLWNLDICLLMLPKIYELLQSKYESYMQCGCNALRLIVRNFSSVVRANVSAPVRTLGVDIPREERYAKCMQIHQLLLDVRAFLLKRQTLQGRLGAAFRDLHTLMQQGLD
- the LOC126368060 gene encoding katanin p80 WD40 repeat-containing subunit B1 isoform X3, producing the protein METVRRSWKLQEFVAHKANVNCLAMGHKSNQVLATGGDDKKVNLWAIGRQSCLMSLSGHTTPVECVCFGHSEDLVCAGSQTGALKIWDLEAAKLLRTFTGHKGAIKCMDFHPYGDYLTTGSCDSTIKLWDTRKKGCIVTYSSHRLAVNSLQFSPDGQWIASACEDGLVKVWDVRVGKVLHEFVEHSAPVTCVKFHPHEFLLASCGADRTVNFWDMEKFQLVSKFEKENASIRHMQFSDDGASLLGCGKDGLHVIGWEPARVLDAEHGHWGLIHDITVAQTQLIAGSFHSTYVVLSVVDLSKVHPFGGPPPVAPTVIIDLSPFQKGHTVRKSFSKEKPPKEVMHRPTLLDDKTIEESASGTEADEESVNRTPPPTTSLSSEDYSITGPVEELLKIEPDVSTSLRDLMIDEPPPAPLTRPLPQPSPPQRQRPDTYSRIPTYTNTLMDKKPEVFHPNLCNSGVVDNKEDNKFSASSTSAIRDYAVCQVNTLNRHNSYKETKSNPEVANSGLRQSNSEMSLGPGSLGPRSLSFTRSPSETSRRRVDSVSRDPVPVASVTRNEEPEREPEPEFVPFATDRPVGLDLDEFLPRGAGAGGARRGARGGGAEPSEQEVLGVMMRGHESMMAVLTARQRALQIFHSVRINKTLKSALESVIALEDNSVLVDILNVMAHKPSLWNLDICLLMLPKIYELLQSKYESYMQCGCNALRLIVRNFSSVVRANVSAPVRTLGVDIPREERYAKCMQIHQLLLDVRAFLLKRQTLQGRLGAAFRDLHTLMQQGLD